In one Oscillospiraceae bacterium genomic region, the following are encoded:
- a CDS encoding membrane protein produces MKKTSKLVALILSLAMVFSLAACSNGGNSSTPAPATPAPATEPAGEATPAPEGEAPAGTLTIPENAYLALVTDVGNIDDKSFNQGAYEGMVAFAEANNIKYDYFRPSEDSTAARVETITTAIEENGATVVVLPGFMFGEAIATVQDQFPDVMFLALDVASGDLGEATPSANVALITYQEEQAGYLAGYAAVKDGYTKLGFLGGMAVPAVIRYGYGFVQGADAAAKEMGITVDMKYWYGNTFGPNDDVKVKMDSWYSDGTEVVFACGGGIYLSAVAAADAAGGKVIGVDVDQSAESPLIVTSAMKELANSVGVALTALYENNGTWPAAYAGKQTVLGAAQGSVGLPTAADSWRLGTFTVDEYNALFEKLVSGEIVVSDATDTEPAVTNVTVDYQG; encoded by the coding sequence TTGAAGAAAACCAGTAAGCTGGTCGCACTGATCCTGTCTCTTGCGATGGTGTTCAGTCTGGCTGCCTGCTCCAACGGCGGCAACAGCTCCACCCCCGCGCCCGCGACTCCGGCTCCGGCCACCGAGCCCGCCGGCGAGGCGACTCCCGCCCCGGAGGGCGAGGCTCCCGCCGGCACCCTGACCATCCCCGAGAACGCCTACCTGGCCCTCGTCACCGACGTGGGCAACATCGACGACAAGTCCTTCAACCAGGGCGCTTACGAGGGCATGGTGGCCTTCGCCGAGGCCAACAACATCAAGTACGACTACTTCCGCCCCTCTGAGGACTCCACCGCCGCCCGCGTGGAGACCATCACCACCGCCATCGAGGAGAACGGCGCCACCGTGGTGGTGCTGCCCGGCTTCATGTTCGGCGAGGCCATTGCCACCGTGCAGGACCAGTTCCCCGACGTGATGTTCCTGGCCCTGGACGTGGCCAGCGGCGATCTGGGTGAGGCTACCCCCTCCGCCAACGTGGCCCTGATTACTTATCAGGAGGAGCAGGCCGGCTATCTGGCCGGCTACGCCGCCGTCAAGGACGGCTACACCAAGCTGGGCTTCCTGGGCGGCATGGCCGTCCCCGCCGTCATCCGCTACGGCTACGGCTTCGTGCAGGGCGCCGACGCCGCCGCCAAGGAGATGGGTATCACCGTCGATATGAAGTATTGGTACGGCAACACCTTCGGCCCCAACGACGACGTGAAGGTGAAGATGGACTCCTGGTACTCCGACGGCACTGAGGTCGTCTTCGCCTGCGGCGGCGGCATCTACCTGTCCGCCGTGGCCGCGGCCGACGCCGCCGGCGGCAAGGTCATCGGCGTGGACGTGGACCAGTCCGCCGAGTCCCCGCTCATCGTCACCTCCGCCATGAAGGAGCTGGCCAACTCCGTGGGCGTGGCCCTCACCGCCCTGTACGAGAACAACGGCACCTGGCCCGCCGCCTACGCCGGCAAGCAGACCGTTCTGGGCGCCGCCCAGGGTTCCGTGGGCCTGCCCACCGCCGCCGACTCCTGGAGGCTGGGCACCTTCACCGTGGACGAGTACAACGCCCTGTTCGAGAAGCTGGTCTCCGGTGAGATCGTGGTGTCCGACGCCACCGATACCGAGCCCGCCGTCACCAACGTGACCGTGGACTACCAGGGCTAA
- the deoC_1 gene encoding deoxyribose-phosphate aldolase — translation MDVKDILARCDHTLLKQEATWAQIKEVCDDGLKFGCASVCIPAGYVKQCADYVGNRIKICTVIGFPNGYSTTEVKVFETEDAIRSGADEIDMVINIGWAKDGRWDELLEEIKAIKASCGGRILKVIVEACLLTEAEKIKLCEIVTASGAEYIKTSTGFSTGGATREDVALFRKHVGPDVKIKAAGGIRTMQDAEDFIALGADRLGTSAIVKLAKNEVPQGY, via the coding sequence ATGGACGTAAAGGACATTCTCGCCCGCTGCGACCACACCCTGCTCAAGCAGGAGGCCACCTGGGCACAGATCAAAGAGGTCTGCGACGACGGGCTGAAATTCGGGTGCGCCTCGGTGTGCATCCCCGCCGGGTACGTGAAGCAGTGCGCCGACTACGTGGGCAACCGCATCAAGATCTGCACCGTCATCGGCTTCCCCAACGGCTACTCCACCACCGAGGTCAAGGTATTCGAGACCGAGGACGCCATCCGCAGCGGCGCAGACGAAATCGACATGGTCATCAACATCGGCTGGGCCAAGGACGGCCGCTGGGACGAACTGCTGGAGGAGATCAAGGCGATCAAGGCCAGCTGCGGCGGGCGGATCCTCAAGGTCATCGTGGAGGCCTGCCTGCTCACCGAGGCGGAGAAGATCAAGCTGTGCGAGATCGTCACCGCCTCCGGGGCGGAGTATATCAAGACCTCCACCGGCTTCTCCACCGGCGGCGCCACCCGGGAGGACGTGGCCCTGTTCAGGAAGCACGTCGGCCCGGACGTAAAAATCAAGGCCGCCGGCGGCATCCGCACCATGCAGGACGCGGAGGACTTCATCGCCCTGGGGGCGGACCGCTTAGGCACCTCCGCCATCGTGAAGCTGGCGAAGAACGAGGTGCCCCAGGGGTATTAA
- a CDS encoding ABC transporter permease, translating into MSVLANIISATVLFAVPLLLVALGGMFSERSGIINIALEGIMIIGALFSCLALAAFDKSGFGPSHPQLAMLCAILVAALAGAVFSLLLAFASINLRADQTIGGTALNTFAPAFAVVLTWAVQGRGQTTILLPSWIRIGGANADSNFLQQVVFKSMYLTTPVAILLLIVAIILLYRTKFGLRLMACGEHPQAADSVGINVYKMRYAGVTISGMLGGIGGLAFIVAAGAGFQSDVAGYGFLALAVMIFGNWKPVRILGASLFFALFKVVGSYAASIPFLPSFEGVKSSQYIYQMLPYIVTMIVLIFTSKKSRAPKAEGIPYDKGQR; encoded by the coding sequence ATGAGCGTACTTGCCAATATTATCAGCGCCACCGTCCTGTTCGCCGTCCCGCTGCTGCTGGTCGCCCTGGGCGGTATGTTCTCCGAGCGCTCGGGTATCATCAACATCGCCCTTGAGGGCATCATGATCATCGGCGCCCTGTTCTCCTGTTTGGCCCTGGCCGCCTTCGACAAGTCGGGCTTCGGCCCCAGCCACCCCCAGCTGGCCATGCTGTGCGCTATCCTGGTGGCCGCCCTGGCGGGCGCCGTGTTCTCGCTGCTGCTGGCCTTCGCCTCCATCAACCTGCGGGCCGACCAGACCATCGGCGGCACCGCGCTGAACACCTTCGCCCCCGCCTTCGCCGTGGTGCTCACCTGGGCCGTACAGGGCCGCGGGCAGACCACCATCCTCCTGCCCAGCTGGATCCGCATCGGCGGGGCCAACGCGGACTCAAACTTTCTCCAGCAGGTGGTCTTTAAGTCCATGTACCTGACCACCCCGGTGGCCATCCTTCTGCTGATCGTGGCCATCATCCTGCTCTACAGGACCAAGTTCGGCCTGCGCCTCATGGCCTGCGGCGAGCACCCCCAGGCCGCCGACAGCGTGGGCATCAACGTGTACAAGATGCGCTACGCGGGCGTCACCATCTCGGGTATGCTGGGCGGCATCGGCGGGCTTGCCTTCATCGTGGCCGCGGGCGCCGGGTTCCAGTCCGACGTGGCGGGCTACGGCTTCCTGGCCCTGGCCGTGATGATCTTCGGCAACTGGAAGCCGGTGCGCATCCTGGGCGCCTCCCTCTTCTTCGCGCTGTTCAAGGTGGTGGGCTCCTATGCCGCCAGCATCCCCTTCCTGCCCTCCTTCGAGGGCGTGAAGTCCTCTCAGTATATCTACCAGATGCTGCCCTATATCGTGACCATGATCGTCCTGATCTTCACCTCCAAGAAGTCCAGGGCGCCCAAGGCCGAGGGTATCCCCTACGACAAGGGCCAGCGCTGA
- a CDS encoding heme ABC transporter ATP-binding protein, with protein sequence MDDYVIEMLNITKEFPGIKANDNITLQLKKGEVHALLGENGAGKSTLMSVLFGLYQPEAGVIKKNGKEVKIKDPNDANDLGIGMVHQHFKLVEIFTVLDNIILGVEPNRAGFLQKAEARKKVVELSEKYGLRVDPDALIEDISVGMQQRVEILKMLYRENEILIFDEPTAVLTPQEIDELMEIMRGFTKEGKSILFITHKLAEIMAVADRCTVLRKGQCIGTVDVAGTTQEELSRMMVGRPVSLVVDKQERDPGEVILEVEHVTVPSKAHKNNAVKDVSFKVRSGEIVCLAGIEGNGQTEFAYALTGLEKPSAGAFRLKGADITHAPIRERSKSGMSHIPEDRHKHGLVLDYTLAQNLVLQRYWQPEFQSRGFIKFGAVRQYAERLIEQYDIRSGQGPDTPARSMSGGNQQKAIVAREIDKDPELLVAIQPTRGLDVGAIEYIHKQLVAQRDEGKGVLLISLELDEVMNVSDRILVMYEGEIVGEFDPKTTTVEELGLYMAGAKRKEVLS encoded by the coding sequence ATGGATGACTATGTGATTGAGATGCTCAACATCACAAAGGAGTTCCCGGGCATTAAGGCCAACGACAATATCACCCTGCAGCTCAAAAAGGGAGAGGTGCACGCGCTGCTGGGAGAAAACGGCGCGGGGAAGTCCACCCTGATGAGCGTCCTGTTCGGCCTGTACCAGCCGGAGGCGGGCGTCATCAAGAAAAACGGCAAGGAAGTCAAGATAAAGGACCCCAACGACGCCAACGACCTGGGCATCGGCATGGTCCACCAGCACTTCAAGCTGGTGGAGATCTTTACGGTCCTGGACAACATCATCCTGGGCGTGGAGCCCAACCGGGCGGGATTCCTCCAGAAGGCGGAGGCCCGCAAAAAGGTGGTGGAACTGTCCGAAAAATACGGGCTGCGGGTAGACCCGGACGCCCTCATCGAGGACATCTCCGTGGGCATGCAGCAGCGGGTGGAGATCCTCAAGATGCTCTACCGCGAAAACGAGATCCTCATTTTCGACGAGCCCACCGCCGTGCTCACCCCCCAGGAGATCGACGAGCTGATGGAGATCATGCGCGGCTTCACCAAAGAGGGGAAGAGCATCCTCTTCATCACCCACAAGCTGGCCGAGATCATGGCGGTGGCCGACCGCTGCACCGTGCTGCGCAAGGGCCAGTGCATCGGCACCGTGGACGTGGCCGGCACCACCCAGGAGGAGCTGTCCCGGATGATGGTGGGCCGCCCGGTCAGCCTTGTGGTGGACAAGCAGGAGCGCGACCCCGGCGAGGTGATCCTGGAGGTGGAGCACGTGACCGTGCCCTCCAAGGCCCACAAGAACAACGCGGTGAAGGACGTGTCCTTCAAGGTCCGCTCGGGCGAGATCGTGTGCCTGGCGGGCATCGAGGGCAACGGCCAGACCGAATTCGCCTACGCCCTGACCGGCCTGGAGAAGCCCTCGGCGGGCGCGTTCCGCCTCAAGGGCGCAGACATCACCCACGCCCCCATCCGGGAGCGCTCCAAGTCGGGCATGAGCCACATCCCCGAGGACCGGCACAAGCACGGCCTGGTGCTGGACTACACCCTGGCCCAGAACCTGGTGCTCCAGCGCTACTGGCAGCCGGAGTTCCAGAGCCGCGGCTTCATCAAGTTCGGCGCGGTGCGGCAGTACGCCGAGCGCCTGATCGAGCAGTACGACATCCGCTCCGGCCAGGGGCCGGACACCCCGGCCCGCTCCATGTCGGGCGGCAACCAGCAGAAGGCCATCGTGGCCCGGGAGATCGACAAGGACCCGGAGCTGCTGGTGGCCATCCAGCCCACCCGCGGCCTGGACGTGGGCGCCATTGAGTACATCCACAAGCAGCTCGTCGCCCAGCGGGACGAGGGGAAGGGCGTGCTGCTGATCTCCCTGGAGCTGGACGAGGTGATGAACGTGTCCGACCGCATCCTCGTCATGTACGAGGGCGAGATCGTGGGCGAGTTCGACCCCAAGACCACCACGGTGGAGGAACTGGGCCTCTACATGGCCGGCGCCAAGCGGAAGGAGGTCCTGAGCTAG
- a CDS encoding ABC transporter permease has translation MKQESKFGRFLRAPGTVSALSSVLAILIGLLIGFLLLLIFNPGEALGGMVKLLTTGFKNPARFAKVLYQAAPLVMTGLSVGFAFKTGLFNIGASGQYVVGSCCALVTGVAFGWPWWASMIAAMIGGAVWGLFPGLFKALFNVNEVITSIMFNWIGLFLTNLIFSNIPQMLANFWGDAQYDRTAALAKANPGAIIPTAGLDQALGSTYMNISIFITIFFAIVIYIVLNKTTFGYELKACGQNRNAAVYAGINAKRNIVLSMVIAGAMSGIAGGIYYLAGTAQYVMDKVLPAMGFNGIPVALLASSNPIGTIFSALFISYIQVGGEAMQPKFATETIDIIIAVIIYLAAFSLLMKNLISKAMTRRKQEAAAPAQAPADGKEEQK, from the coding sequence ATGAAACAGGAATCCAAATTCGGGCGCTTTTTGCGCGCCCCGGGCACGGTCAGCGCCCTGTCCTCCGTGCTGGCCATCCTGATCGGCCTGCTGATCGGCTTCCTGCTGCTGCTGATCTTCAACCCCGGCGAGGCCCTGGGCGGCATGGTCAAGCTGCTGACCACCGGCTTTAAGAACCCCGCCCGCTTCGCCAAGGTGCTCTACCAGGCGGCCCCCCTGGTGATGACCGGCCTGTCCGTGGGCTTCGCCTTCAAGACCGGCCTGTTCAACATCGGCGCCTCGGGCCAGTACGTGGTGGGCTCCTGCTGCGCGCTGGTCACCGGCGTGGCCTTCGGCTGGCCCTGGTGGGCCTCCATGATCGCCGCCATGATCGGCGGGGCGGTCTGGGGCCTCTTCCCCGGCCTGTTCAAGGCCCTGTTCAACGTCAACGAGGTCATCACCTCCATCATGTTCAACTGGATCGGCCTGTTTTTGACCAACCTGATCTTCTCCAACATCCCCCAGATGCTGGCCAACTTCTGGGGCGACGCCCAGTACGACCGCACCGCCGCCCTGGCCAAGGCCAACCCAGGGGCCATTATCCCCACCGCCGGGCTGGACCAGGCCCTGGGCTCCACCTATATGAATATCAGCATCTTCATCACGATCTTTTTCGCCATCGTGATCTACATCGTGCTGAACAAGACCACCTTCGGCTACGAGCTTAAGGCCTGCGGGCAGAACCGCAACGCGGCCGTCTACGCGGGCATCAACGCCAAGCGCAACATCGTGCTGTCCATGGTCATCGCGGGCGCCATGTCCGGCATCGCCGGCGGCATCTACTACCTGGCCGGCACCGCCCAGTACGTCATGGACAAGGTGCTGCCCGCCATGGGCTTCAACGGCATCCCCGTGGCCCTGCTGGCCTCCTCCAACCCCATCGGCACCATCTTCTCCGCCCTGTTCATCTCCTACATCCAGGTGGGCGGCGAGGCCATGCAGCCCAAGTTCGCCACCGAGACCATCGACATCATCATCGCCGTTATCATCTATCTGGCCGCCTTCTCGCTGCTGATGAAGAACCTTATCTCCAAGGCGATGACCCGCAGAAAGCAGGAGGCCGCCGCCCCGGCGCAGGCCCCCGCCGACGGGAAGGAGGAGCAGAAATGA